The Streptomyces nitrosporeus genome includes a window with the following:
- a CDS encoding phosphatase PAP2 family protein, translating into MTYTRSGPAAREAEAGSPARPPLVRELLLVAGLFLVYKLGRQAANGHVDDAFRNAGHVWDLERALHLPGEGTVQDALLHSHTLVQAANTYYATVHFPATVAFLVWLYWRRPRHYVWSRRVLAVLTGAALVLHLVFPLAPPRMLPAAGLVDTGQVYGPSVYGDTPATDSMANQFAAMPSLHFGWAFAVAVGLVVATRSRWRFLWLLHPLLTLLVIVGTANHYWLDAMVVTALLLAAYAVLRLPARAAAGPRPPRPVTARLSATAQAVGASTPEATAARGAALRRAPGPYATGLRASVPRPRAHARSGAGR; encoded by the coding sequence GTGACGTACACCCGCAGTGGGCCCGCGGCACGGGAGGCGGAGGCGGGCAGCCCCGCCCGCCCGCCCCTCGTCCGCGAGCTCCTTCTGGTCGCGGGACTCTTCCTCGTGTACAAACTCGGCCGCCAGGCCGCCAACGGACACGTCGACGACGCCTTCCGCAACGCCGGACACGTCTGGGACCTCGAACGCGCGCTGCACCTCCCCGGCGAGGGGACCGTGCAGGACGCGCTGCTGCACAGCCATACGCTGGTCCAGGCGGCGAACACCTACTACGCGACCGTGCACTTCCCGGCCACCGTGGCGTTCCTGGTCTGGCTGTACTGGCGCCGCCCGCGCCACTACGTCTGGTCCCGCCGCGTGCTCGCCGTGCTCACCGGAGCCGCGCTCGTCCTGCACCTGGTCTTCCCGCTGGCGCCCCCGCGGATGCTGCCGGCGGCCGGCCTCGTCGACACCGGGCAGGTCTACGGCCCCTCCGTGTACGGCGACACCCCCGCGACCGACTCCATGGCCAACCAGTTCGCCGCGATGCCCTCCCTGCACTTCGGATGGGCCTTCGCGGTCGCCGTCGGACTCGTCGTCGCGACACGCTCGCGGTGGCGGTTCCTGTGGCTGCTCCATCCGCTGCTCACCCTCCTGGTCATCGTCGGCACGGCCAACCACTACTGGCTCGACGCCATGGTCGTCACCGCGCTGCTGCTGGCCGCCTACGCCGTGCTCCGGCTGCCCGCCCGGGCGGCGGCCGGGCCGCGCCCGCCGCGGCCCGTGACGGCCCGGCTGTCCGCCACCGCACAGGCCGTCGGTGCCTCCACACCGGAGGCGACCGCGGCGCGCGGAGCGGCACTCCGGCGCGCACCCGGCCCGTACGCCACCGGCCTCCGCGCGTCCGTGCCCCGGCCCCGCGCTCACGCGCGCTCCGGAGCGGGCCGGTGA
- a CDS encoding TetR/AcrR family transcriptional regulator gives MASPGPVQEPALSSRRSKITPERAQELYTAVLDLLRESGYASLTMEGVAARTRCGKSTLYRQWGSKPELVVAALHGTRRTLLTDIDTGSLSADLRAAMAVVEAASDRDTALMHALSHAAMQSPELLCAMRETLIAPSIAAIETMIRRGIERGEVAADNPAVPYVAAQLIGIMRARPLLPDRYATEGFLTRFVECAVLPALGLPAPPSGP, from the coding sequence ATGGCGTCGCCCGGTCCAGTACAGGAGCCAGCACTCTCCTCCCGCCGGTCGAAGATCACACCGGAACGGGCGCAGGAGCTCTACACCGCCGTCCTCGACCTGCTCCGCGAGAGCGGCTACGCCTCCCTGACGATGGAGGGGGTCGCCGCACGGACCCGGTGCGGCAAGTCGACGCTGTACCGTCAGTGGGGTTCGAAGCCCGAGCTGGTGGTCGCCGCGCTGCACGGGACGCGCAGGACACTGCTCACGGACATCGACACCGGCAGCCTGAGCGCCGACCTGCGCGCCGCGATGGCGGTCGTCGAGGCCGCGTCGGACCGCGACACCGCGCTGATGCACGCGCTCAGCCATGCCGCGATGCAGAGTCCCGAGCTGCTGTGCGCGATGCGGGAGACACTGATCGCCCCGTCGATCGCGGCGATCGAGACGATGATCCGGCGCGGGATCGAGCGCGGCGAGGTCGCGGCGGACAATCCCGCGGTACCGTACGTCGCCGCCCAGCTGATCGGAATCATGCGGGCCCGGCCGCTGCTGCCGGACCGCTACGCCACGGAGGGGTTCCTCACCCGCTTCGTGGAGTGCGCGGTGCTTCCCGCGCTCGGCCTGCCGGCACCGCCGTCCGGGCCCTGA
- a CDS encoding SPFH domain-containing protein, whose product MADITRRFGLRHLRSAPTAHIRHHRRGTLAHDGPGISFWYRSLSAALSEIPVDDRELAMAFHARTADFQDVTVQATVTYRISDPAGAATRIDFSVDPDTGVWRGTPLEQIATLLTETAQQHTLDVLARTPLAAALVDGVASVRESVGTGLAAEPRLPATGIEVVAVRVVAIRPEAEVERALRTPAREQIQQEADRATYERRAVAVERERAIAENELASQIELARREEQLVDQRGTNARRTAEEKSAADLVRTEAEAARTVRLARAEAEAARETGTARAEAQAAWLRVHGEADPATLHALAVARLAENLPRVDSLTLSPDVLTGLLAKLGRPEPGAGA is encoded by the coding sequence ATGGCCGACATCACCCGGCGCTTCGGCTTGCGGCATCTGCGCTCCGCGCCCACCGCCCACATCCGCCACCACAGGCGGGGCACGCTCGCCCACGACGGGCCCGGCATCAGCTTCTGGTACCGCTCGCTGTCCGCCGCGCTCTCCGAGATCCCCGTCGACGACCGGGAACTGGCCATGGCCTTCCACGCCCGCACGGCCGACTTCCAGGACGTGACCGTGCAGGCGACGGTGACGTACCGGATCAGCGACCCGGCCGGGGCGGCCACCCGTATCGACTTCTCGGTGGACCCGGACACCGGGGTCTGGCGGGGTACCCCGCTGGAGCAGATCGCCACCCTCCTGACCGAGACGGCGCAGCAGCACACCCTGGACGTCCTCGCCCGCACCCCGCTCGCCGCCGCCCTGGTGGACGGCGTCGCCTCCGTGCGGGAGAGCGTCGGTACGGGGCTCGCCGCCGAGCCCCGGCTGCCGGCCACCGGGATCGAGGTGGTGGCGGTGCGGGTCGTCGCGATCCGCCCCGAGGCGGAGGTGGAGCGCGCCCTGCGCACCCCCGCCAGGGAGCAGATCCAGCAGGAGGCCGACCGCGCCACCTACGAGCGCCGGGCCGTCGCGGTCGAACGCGAACGCGCCATCGCGGAGAACGAGCTGGCCAGCCAGATCGAGCTGGCCCGCCGCGAGGAGCAGCTGGTGGACCAGCGCGGCACCAACGCCCGCCGCACGGCGGAGGAGAAGTCCGCGGCCGACCTGGTGCGCACGGAGGCCGAGGCGGCCCGCACGGTGCGGCTGGCCCGTGCGGAGGCCGAGGCCGCCCGGGAGACCGGGACCGCGCGCGCCGAGGCGCAGGCCGCCTGGCTCCGGGTGCACGGCGAGGCCGATCCGGCCACTCTGCACGCCCTGGCGGTGGCACGGCTGGCGGAGAACCTGCCGCGCGTCGACAGCCTCACCCTCTCCCCCGACGTCCTGACGGGCCTGCTGGCCAAGCTGGGCCGGCCGGAGCCGGGGGCCGGGGCGTGA
- a CDS encoding FBP domain-containing protein has protein sequence MRAVSEQDIRTSFVNCSKGEAKRLPMPRDLEEVRWEDLDFLGWRDLSAPDRSYIVTELHGELTGITLRFPSQQRGFLHRSMCSVCLTTHPGNGVSLMTARKRGQAGRDGNSVGIYLCTDLDCSLYVRGKKLPASGRRFEESLTLEQQIERTRGKLAAFLELLAA, from the coding sequence ATGAGAGCAGTCAGTGAGCAGGACATCCGCACGTCGTTCGTCAATTGTTCCAAGGGTGAGGCGAAGCGGCTGCCGATGCCCCGCGACCTGGAGGAGGTCCGCTGGGAGGATCTGGACTTCCTGGGCTGGCGGGACCTCTCCGCGCCGGACCGGAGCTACATCGTCACGGAGCTGCACGGTGAGCTGACCGGCATCACCCTCCGCTTCCCCTCGCAGCAGCGCGGTTTTCTGCACCGCAGCATGTGCTCGGTCTGCCTGACCACACACCCCGGCAACGGGGTCTCCCTGATGACCGCCCGCAAGCGGGGACAGGCGGGGCGGGACGGCAACTCGGTGGGCATCTACCTCTGCACCGACCTGGACTGCTCGCTCTACGTACGGGGCAAGAAGCTGCCGGCGTCCGGCAGGCGCTTCGAGGAGTCCCTGACCCTGGAGCAGCAGATCGAGCGGACCCGCGGCAAACTGGCCGCCTTCCTGGAACTGCTCGCGGCCTGA
- a CDS encoding cellulase family glycosylhydrolase yields the protein MRTRIRRPRSGAVAAALAAVAGLLLSLTGMGQVAHAATGLHVSDGRLLEGNGNDFVMRGVNHAHTWYPERTGALADIKEKGANTVRVVLSSGDRWTRTSASEVSGIVAECRKNRLICVLEVHDTTGYGEDGAAATLDEAVDYWTGIRSVLEGQENHVVINLGNEPYGNTGHARWTADTSAAVGRMRSAGFGHALMVDAPNWGQDWSGTMRSNAASVFASDPDRNTVFSIHMYGVYDTAAEVRDYLGAFVSAGLPIVVGEFGDNHSDGNPDEDAIMATAQSLRLGYLGWSWSGNGSGVEYLDLVNGFDAGSLTGWGDRLFNGANGIVATAEEATVYGGGGGDGGGDGGTAPNGYPYCVRGSASDPDGDGWGWEDSRSCVVKGGRADGAAGGGTAPNGYPYCVRGSASDPDGDGWGWEDSRSCVVKGGRAD from the coding sequence ATGAGAACGCGTATCCGCCGGCCCCGAAGCGGGGCGGTCGCCGCGGCCCTGGCCGCCGTGGCAGGGCTTCTGCTGTCCCTGACCGGTATGGGGCAGGTCGCCCACGCGGCGACCGGCCTCCACGTGAGCGACGGCCGGCTGCTGGAGGGCAACGGCAACGACTTCGTCATGCGGGGCGTCAACCACGCCCACACCTGGTACCCGGAGCGGACCGGGGCGCTCGCCGACATCAAGGAGAAGGGCGCCAACACGGTCCGGGTCGTGCTCAGCAGCGGTGACCGATGGACGAGGACCAGCGCGTCCGAGGTCTCGGGCATCGTCGCCGAGTGCAGGAAGAACCGGCTGATCTGCGTGCTGGAGGTGCACGACACCACCGGCTACGGCGAGGACGGCGCGGCCGCCACCCTGGACGAGGCGGTGGACTACTGGACCGGTATCAGGAGCGTGCTGGAGGGCCAGGAGAACCACGTCGTCATCAACCTCGGCAACGAGCCCTACGGCAACACCGGTCACGCCCGCTGGACCGCCGACACGAGCGCGGCCGTCGGCCGGATGAGGAGCGCGGGCTTCGGCCACGCGCTGATGGTGGACGCGCCCAACTGGGGCCAGGACTGGTCCGGCACGATGAGGAGCAACGCCGCCTCGGTCTTCGCCTCGGATCCCGACCGCAACACCGTCTTCTCGATCCACATGTACGGGGTGTACGACACGGCGGCCGAGGTGCGGGACTATCTCGGGGCCTTCGTCTCCGCCGGACTGCCCATCGTGGTGGGCGAGTTCGGTGACAACCACAGTGACGGCAACCCCGACGAGGACGCGATCATGGCGACCGCGCAGTCGCTGCGGCTCGGTTACCTGGGCTGGTCCTGGAGCGGTAACGGCAGCGGGGTCGAATACCTCGACCTGGTCAACGGCTTCGACGCCGGCTCCCTGACCGGCTGGGGCGACCGCCTCTTCAACGGTGCGAACGGCATCGTGGCGACCGCCGAGGAGGCCACGGTCTACGGCGGTGGCGGCGGGGACGGCGGAGGGGACGGCGGCACCGCGCCGAACGGCTATCCGTACTGCGTGCGGGGTTCCGCGTCGGACCCGGACGGTGACGGCTGGGGCTGGGAGGACAGCCGCTCCTGCGTCGTGAAGGGCGGCCGGGCCGACGGTGCGGCGGGCGGCGGCACCGCGCCGAACGGTTACCCGTACTGCGTGCGGGGTTCCGCGTCGGACCCGGACGGTGACGGCTGGGGCTGGGAGGACAGCCGCTCCTGCGTCGTGAAGGGCGGCCGGGCCGACTGA
- a CDS encoding ABC transporter ATP-binding protein: protein MTDTTRTPGTHDEAAPPAIEVRALHAGYPGRPVVENVDLTVPAGQVVAIVGPNGCGKSTLLRTIARLHQPGSGTVRVGGDDIWQLNRRRAAHRVALLPQSPRAPEAVTVAGLVRYGRHPQQGLLRQWSREDENAVREALEATGTTGLAAERLDRLSGGQRQRCWLAMVLAQHTPVILLDEPTSALDLGHAVEVMELVRQVAGSGRTVVMVQHDLAAAARYADTLVAMKDGRVVAQGVPAQTVDEALVKELYALDADILRAPGDASPVVVPRAGRVTVS from the coding sequence ATGACCGACACCACCCGCACCCCCGGCACGCACGACGAGGCGGCTCCGCCCGCCATCGAGGTCCGCGCGCTGCACGCCGGATACCCCGGACGCCCCGTCGTGGAGAACGTCGACCTGACCGTCCCCGCGGGCCAGGTCGTCGCGATCGTCGGCCCCAACGGCTGCGGCAAGTCCACCCTGCTGCGCACGATCGCCCGGCTGCACCAGCCCGGGTCCGGCACCGTCCGGGTCGGCGGCGACGACATCTGGCAGCTGAACCGGCGCCGGGCCGCGCACCGCGTCGCCCTGCTGCCGCAGTCGCCGCGCGCCCCCGAGGCGGTCACCGTGGCCGGACTCGTCCGCTACGGCCGCCACCCCCAGCAGGGGCTCCTGCGCCAGTGGTCGCGCGAGGACGAGAACGCCGTCCGCGAAGCCCTGGAGGCCACCGGCACCACCGGACTGGCCGCGGAACGCCTCGACCGGCTCTCCGGAGGCCAGCGCCAGCGCTGCTGGCTCGCCATGGTCCTCGCCCAGCACACCCCCGTCATCCTGCTCGACGAACCCACCAGCGCCCTCGACCTCGGTCACGCGGTGGAGGTCATGGAACTCGTCCGCCAGGTCGCCGGGTCGGGACGTACCGTCGTCATGGTCCAGCACGACCTGGCGGCGGCGGCACGGTACGCCGACACCCTCGTCGCCATGAAGGACGGACGGGTCGTCGCACAGGGCGTCCCGGCGCAGACCGTCGACGAAGCGCTGGTCAAGGAGCTCTACGCCCTGGACGCCGACATCCTGCGCGCCCCCGGCGACGCCTCGCCGGTCGTCGTCCCGCGCGCCGGGCGGGTCACCGTGAGCTGA
- a CDS encoding FecCD family ABC transporter permease, with protein sequence MTDATPSESTRPPGGTLRTGGPGTAPPGAPGGPAPAPVDAGAAPARTPDVTPPDSTVLRTGTFSWLLPRRSALAALLVVPLITVLVALAVMASSTGMSLSETVSGLLGTGDPGTVMIVRDFRLPRIFVGLLVGAGLGIAGCLTQTLAGNRLATPDLVGVNDGATAAVVAAAAGSTTGMVGDWWLGPIGAVVAAAIVVLCAGGAGTAGYRILVAGIGVSTFIGAVGDLIMSRENDNTAGGVFLWAIGSLNGRDWGVGTPLALVLLVLVPFALAVGHRLQLLRFDDDVAASLGVDLRRLRAGALVLAVALAGTAVGVGGPIAFVALAAPILAQRLAGPTRVPVIGSALTGAALIAAADALGRVAAPVELPVGVVTSVLGGPFLLWVLLRPDRDTGKA encoded by the coding sequence ATGACCGACGCGACACCGTCCGAGAGCACCCGGCCTCCCGGCGGCACCCTCCGGACCGGCGGCCCCGGCACGGCACCGCCCGGAGCCCCCGGCGGCCCGGCCCCCGCACCCGTGGACGCCGGCGCGGCCCCCGCCCGCACGCCCGACGTGACGCCGCCCGACAGCACGGTGCTGCGCACCGGCACGTTCTCCTGGCTCCTGCCGCGCCGCAGCGCACTCGCCGCCCTGCTGGTCGTCCCGCTCATCACCGTCCTCGTCGCGCTCGCGGTGATGGCGAGTTCGACCGGGATGAGCCTGTCCGAGACCGTCTCCGGACTCCTCGGGACCGGCGACCCCGGAACCGTCATGATCGTGCGGGACTTCCGGCTGCCCCGCATCTTCGTCGGGCTGCTGGTCGGCGCCGGCCTCGGCATCGCCGGGTGCCTCACCCAGACCCTCGCGGGCAACCGCCTCGCCACCCCCGACCTCGTCGGCGTCAACGACGGTGCCACCGCGGCCGTCGTCGCCGCGGCGGCCGGCTCCACCACCGGCATGGTCGGCGACTGGTGGCTCGGCCCGATCGGCGCGGTCGTGGCCGCCGCGATCGTCGTCCTGTGCGCGGGCGGAGCCGGTACCGCCGGCTACCGCATCCTCGTGGCCGGCATCGGCGTCTCCACCTTCATCGGCGCGGTCGGCGACCTGATCATGTCCCGCGAGAACGACAACACCGCGGGCGGCGTCTTCCTCTGGGCCATCGGCAGCCTCAACGGACGCGACTGGGGCGTCGGCACCCCCCTGGCACTCGTCCTGCTCGTCCTGGTCCCGTTCGCCCTGGCCGTCGGCCACCGGCTGCAACTGCTGCGCTTCGACGACGACGTGGCGGCCTCGCTCGGCGTCGACCTGCGCCGGCTGCGCGCGGGCGCCCTGGTCCTCGCCGTCGCCCTCGCCGGGACGGCGGTCGGCGTCGGCGGCCCCATCGCCTTCGTCGCCCTCGCCGCCCCCATCCTGGCCCAGCGGCTCGCCGGACCCACCCGGGTCCCGGTCATCGGGTCCGCCCTCACCGGGGCCGCCCTCATCGCCGCCGCCGACGCGCTCGGACGCGTCGCCGCGCCCGTCGAACTGCCCGTCGGCGTCGTCACCAGCGTCCTCGGCGGCCCCTTCCTGCTCTGGGTCCTGCTCCGCCCGGACCGCGACACCGGAAAGGCATGA
- a CDS encoding FecCD family ABC transporter permease yields the protein MSIAQGGRPRTAETRQRESPPTKARAVPWISTGLVVLLLGLVLLSLLIGTGSSSVGSAWDFLTGDTAARADAQIRLAVMDVRLPRTLAAVLVGTCLGAAGCLLQAATRNPLAETGLLGVNSGAAFAVVLGLTFFGADSPGEVLVWALTGGMAASAVVLLFAASGRTAGSPLRLVLAGSALSATFHGCTSYVLLGTQSTFDTYRYWTIGSLAGVEVSDLVPLLPLVAIGLLTALGCARPLSALALGDDGARSLGHHPGRIRLVVAGAVSLLAGCAVAVAGPIAFLGLLAPYAARALTGPRMTAQLVLSALIAANIMILADILARIVIRPWETPVSVLLAFVGGPLLVWIARSSRLSTAGAEA from the coding sequence ATGTCGATAGCGCAAGGGGGTCGGCCGAGAACAGCCGAAACCCGTCAACGTGAAAGCCCGCCGACGAAGGCGCGTGCCGTTCCGTGGATCAGCACGGGACTCGTCGTCCTCCTCCTCGGCCTCGTGCTGCTCTCCCTCCTCATCGGCACCGGTTCCAGTTCCGTGGGCAGCGCCTGGGACTTCCTCACCGGTGACACGGCCGCCAGGGCCGACGCGCAGATCCGGCTCGCGGTCATGGACGTACGCCTCCCGCGCACCCTCGCCGCCGTACTCGTCGGAACCTGCCTCGGTGCGGCAGGCTGCCTCCTCCAGGCCGCCACGCGCAATCCTTTGGCCGAAACCGGCCTCCTGGGCGTCAACTCCGGCGCGGCTTTCGCCGTCGTCCTCGGCCTCACCTTCTTCGGGGCCGACTCCCCGGGCGAAGTGCTGGTCTGGGCGCTGACCGGAGGTATGGCCGCGAGCGCCGTCGTCCTGCTCTTCGCCGCCTCGGGGCGCACCGCGGGCTCTCCGCTGCGGCTGGTCCTGGCCGGTTCCGCGCTGAGTGCCACCTTTCACGGCTGCACCTCCTACGTCCTGCTCGGCACCCAGTCGACCTTCGACACCTACCGGTACTGGACGATCGGCTCGCTCGCCGGTGTCGAGGTCTCCGACCTCGTCCCGCTGCTGCCCCTCGTCGCGATCGGACTGCTCACCGCACTCGGCTGCGCCCGCCCCCTCTCGGCGCTCGCGCTCGGGGACGACGGGGCGCGCTCGCTGGGCCACCACCCCGGCCGGATCCGGCTGGTCGTCGCGGGAGCCGTCTCCCTGCTCGCCGGATGCGCGGTCGCGGTGGCCGGGCCCATCGCCTTCCTGGGGCTGCTGGCACCGTACGCCGCACGGGCCCTGACGGGGCCTCGTATGACGGCTCAACTCGTCCTGTCCGCCCTGATCGCCGCCAACATCATGATATTGGCGGACATCCTCGCCCGAATCGTCATCAGGCCCTGGGAGACACCGGTCAGCGTGCTGCTGGCCTTCGTGGGCGGCCCCCTGCTCGTCTGGATCGCCCGCTCCTCACGCCTTTCCACCGCGGGAGCCGAGGCATGA
- a CDS encoding iron-siderophore ABC transporter substrate-binding protein, whose protein sequence is MTPRSFLSSRTHTRPVMAASVLTLCALALSACGSDDADSSGSKEPAKASSTQITDATGTKVEVPAEPKRVLALSEMDLDSALALGVEPVGLTAGRGQKGAPAYLADQAAGIPVVGAVTGPDIEKVVQADPDVILAGQMADEQVLAQLRKIAPTVVTIDGTKDWKKSLTLTGLTLGKSNEAEKFLADYDAKAAALKTDLGDLAGSSVSVARYSAKGTAVMQQGVFISDVLKDLGFARPGIQNDKGEGHSTPLSDENLKEIDGDWLFIGTLDAGTDADLLAELSKKPAYQQLGAVKDEHATVIDGSKWTSLGGAQAALSVLEDIRKAMVK, encoded by the coding sequence ATGACGCCCCGCTCGTTCCTTTCTTCCCGCACTCACACACGTCCCGTCATGGCGGCTTCCGTACTCACCCTCTGCGCCCTGGCACTGAGCGCGTGCGGATCGGACGACGCGGACTCCTCCGGCTCCAAGGAGCCGGCCAAGGCGAGCAGCACCCAGATCACCGACGCCACCGGCACGAAGGTGGAGGTCCCCGCCGAGCCGAAGCGTGTCCTGGCGCTCAGCGAGATGGACCTGGACTCCGCGCTCGCCCTCGGTGTCGAGCCGGTCGGCCTGACCGCGGGCCGCGGGCAGAAGGGCGCTCCCGCCTACCTCGCCGACCAGGCAGCCGGCATCCCGGTGGTGGGCGCGGTCACCGGCCCGGACATCGAGAAGGTCGTCCAGGCCGATCCGGACGTCATCCTGGCCGGTCAGATGGCCGACGAGCAGGTGCTGGCGCAGCTCCGCAAGATAGCCCCCACCGTCGTCACCATCGACGGCACCAAGGACTGGAAGAAGTCCCTGACGCTCACCGGCCTGACGCTCGGCAAGAGCAACGAGGCCGAGAAGTTCCTGGCCGACTACGACGCCAAGGCCGCGGCGCTCAAGACGGACCTCGGCGACCTGGCGGGCTCCAGCGTCTCGGTCGCCCGCTACTCGGCCAAGGGCACCGCGGTGATGCAGCAGGGCGTCTTCATCAGCGACGTGCTGAAGGACCTGGGCTTCGCGCGGCCCGGCATCCAGAACGACAAGGGCGAGGGCCACTCGACGCCGCTCAGCGACGAGAACCTCAAGGAGATCGACGGCGACTGGCTGTTCATCGGCACCCTGGACGCGGGCACCGACGCGGACCTGCTCGCCGAGCTGTCGAAGAAGCCGGCCTACCAGCAGCTGGGGGCCGTGAAGGACGAGCACGCGACCGTGATCGACGGTTCCAAGTGGACCAGCCTCGGCGGTGCGCAGGCCGCGCTCTCGGTGCTCGAGGACATCCGCAAGGCCATGGTCAAGTGA
- a CDS encoding 2,3-dihydro-2,3-dihydroxybenzoate dehydrogenase, with the protein MSADQELAGRLALVTGAGRGIGEAVVHALAERGARVLATDLDTAGVEAAVAGRYDGRVTARRLDVTDAAAVEELVADVEDTLGPLDIAVNVAGILRGSPVAELTDEDWAATFAVNTGGVFHVSRAASRRMAGRGSGAIVTVASNAAGIPRTNMAAYASSKAAAVMFTKCLGLEVASSGVRCNTVSPGSTLTDMQRGMWADAGADPEAAARSVLEGDLAGYRTGIPLGRMADPSDVADAVAFLVSDRARHITMHDLYVDGGATLRA; encoded by the coding sequence GTGAGTGCCGATCAGGAACTCGCCGGCCGGCTGGCCCTCGTCACGGGGGCCGGCCGGGGCATCGGCGAGGCCGTCGTCCACGCCCTGGCCGAGCGCGGTGCCCGCGTCCTCGCCACCGACCTGGACACCGCGGGTGTCGAGGCGGCCGTCGCCGGACGGTACGACGGCCGGGTCACCGCCCGCAGGCTCGACGTGACAGACGCCGCGGCGGTCGAGGAGCTCGTCGCCGACGTGGAGGACACCCTCGGCCCGCTCGACATCGCGGTCAACGTGGCCGGGATACTGCGGGGTTCACCGGTGGCCGAACTCACCGACGAGGACTGGGCCGCCACCTTCGCGGTCAACACCGGCGGCGTGTTCCACGTCTCGCGTGCCGCCTCGCGCCGGATGGCCGGGCGCGGCAGCGGCGCCATCGTCACCGTCGCCTCCAACGCCGCGGGCATACCGCGTACGAACATGGCCGCCTACGCCTCCTCGAAGGCGGCGGCGGTGATGTTCACCAAGTGCCTGGGCCTGGAGGTGGCGTCCAGCGGCGTGCGGTGCAACACCGTCTCCCCCGGATCGACCCTGACCGACATGCAGCGCGGCATGTGGGCCGACGCCGGCGCCGACCCGGAGGCCGCGGCCAGGAGCGTCCTGGAGGGGGATCTGGCCGGCTACCGCACGGGAATCCCGCTCGGGCGCATGGCCGACCCGTCCGACGTGGCCGACGCCGTGGCCTTCCTGGTGTCCGACCGTGCCCGCCACATCACCATGCACGACCTGTACGTCGACGGCGGCGCCACCCTGCGCGCCTGA
- a CDS encoding isochorismate synthase: MSTSLRVPSSSPPLGAPGTATALLEAYRPGTDRFIATPRLTLLGSGSAAEVPRDARPVSERVRETLAARRLAGDSDPVVIGALPFSPDGTHSLAVPRTLRRAPALREDPLIALRGPDVEHAADWRIREVPAAAEYGRAVAAAVARMRAGEFDKVVLARALDLTSPHELDLPGMLSRLARRDPEGYTFAVPSGPGRTLIGASPELLVARRGGRLVANPLAGSAPRSGDLAEDVRRAAALLESPKDLHEHAVVIDAVREALAPFCTRLEVPERPTLVRTAAMWHLSTTLTGELADPESTTALDLASALHPTPAVCGTPTDVARAVIAESEPFDRGAYTGVLGWQDADGDGEWVVTIRCAEAEGRTLRLFAGAGVVAESSPAAETAETGAKFKTFLNAVGATL; this comes from the coding sequence ATGTCTACCTCCCTGCGCGTCCCCTCCTCCTCGCCCCCGCTCGGCGCCCCCGGTACCGCCACCGCGCTGCTGGAGGCCTACCGGCCCGGCACGGACCGGTTCATCGCCACCCCCCGGCTCACCCTGCTCGGCAGCGGCAGCGCCGCCGAGGTCCCCCGGGACGCGCGCCCGGTGTCCGAGCGGGTGCGTGAGACCCTGGCGGCCCGCAGGCTCGCGGGCGACAGCGACCCGGTCGTCATCGGGGCCCTGCCGTTCTCACCCGACGGAACGCACTCCCTGGCCGTCCCCCGGACGCTCCGCCGGGCACCCGCCCTGCGCGAGGACCCGTTGATCGCCCTGCGCGGGCCGGACGTGGAGCACGCCGCCGACTGGCGGATACGCGAGGTGCCCGCCGCCGCGGAGTACGGCCGGGCGGTGGCGGCGGCGGTGGCGCGCATGCGGGCCGGTGAGTTCGACAAGGTCGTGCTCGCCCGCGCGCTGGACCTGACGTCCCCTCATGAACTCGACCTGCCCGGCATGCTGAGCCGGCTGGCGCGCCGTGACCCGGAGGGGTACACGTTCGCCGTGCCGTCGGGGCCGGGCCGCACCCTCATCGGTGCCAGCCCCGAGCTGCTCGTCGCCCGGCGGGGCGGCCGGCTCGTCGCGAATCCGCTGGCCGGGTCCGCGCCGCGCAGCGGCGACCTGGCGGAGGACGTGCGGCGGGCCGCCGCGCTGCTGGAGTCGCCGAAGGACCTGCACGAGCACGCGGTCGTCATCGACGCCGTACGGGAGGCGCTCGCACCGTTCTGCACCCGTCTGGAGGTGCCCGAACGGCCCACGCTGGTACGGACCGCGGCGATGTGGCACCTGTCCACGACGCTCACGGGCGAGCTGGCCGACCCGGAGTCCACCACCGCTCTGGACCTGGCGTCCGCCCTCCACCCGACCCCGGCGGTGTGCGGCACCCCGACGGACGTGGCGCGGGCCGTCATCGCCGAGTCGGAGCCCTTCGACCGGGGGGCGTACACCGGTGTGCTCGGCTGGCAGGACGCCGACGGCGACGGCGAGTGGGTCGTGACGATCCGCTGCGCCGAGGCCGAGGGCCGCACCCTGCGGCTGTTCGCCGGCGCCGGTGTCGTCGCCGAGTCCTCCCCCGCCGCCGAGACGGCGGAGACCGGGGCCAAGTTCAAGACCTTCCTCAACGCCGTGGGAGCGACCCTGTGA